The DNA region CACATGCTCCAGCTTGCTTCTTGCCACCCCCCTCAGCAATGCATAGTAGCTCGGGATTTAAACTATGCAACCTATCACTGTTCAGACCTGACTGCAACTGGACAAAATACACATGATTTTTAGTCTTGAGTATTTCTgctattaatgtgtgtgtgtttgtgtttctttcagaACGAGGCTGACAGGACACTGATCTATGTCACGTTGTACATTTCTGAATGCCTAAAGAGGCTACAGAAGGTAAATTGCATATTTGTTATTGAACAGGTTTAACAGGGTCATAAAGCAGAAGTTGTCAACATTACATGATTTTTAGGGTGTCATTAGATGATAACAATATGAAGTGCTTTTCCTCACAAACAGGAAGTAAGAATTTGTGTTTGACTATCTAAACCAGTGCTAGTGAAGCAGGTGAGCCTCATTTTATTTGATGATCTCAccctctgcctgtgtgtgtgtgtgttttgctcttTGCAGTGCAGCTCCAGGAGCcagggagagaaggagatgtACACTCTGGGCATCACCAACTTTCCCATTCCCGGAGAACCTGGCTTCCCTCTCAATGCCATGTACAGTAAACCTGCAAACAAGCAGGAGGAAGGTAAGAGCCAGCACCATAAACAAGGGTTTATAGCAGTCGGCCTGCCCGAGGATGTTTAGCAAGAATAAATACGGAAAAAAAGCATAATGGGATTTTACTGCCCTGTAGTCTAAAGTGGCTCAGATTTCTGTATACCCTTCTCCCATATCAACTAATTCCCAGCCTGAAATAATATCAAGCCAAAAAATAGCAGTGCTGACCAGGGCCCATCAGCGTTAAGGATCTATGGTTGGAAGTGCTGCATCAGGCCTCTGTGGTTTCCCTCAGCCTCATGCTTATACAGTATCAGCACTATTATTTATGCAACTAAGCAGGAGTGGCCTAAATATTCAGTCATCTTGAGATTACTTTAGACTGAATTCATATCTGAATAGTCACAACTGTCTTTTCTCTTTACTTCtgtatttttcccccattttttattaaaagaatttatcaaaaaaacatttctcataACTTTTGATGCAGTATTCATTAATTTAACATGAAAAATGCCCATGTGCTCTTCTGGTACAAACTTTTTCATATTAATGATGTGAATAAGTTAAACAGCAGTTGATGATGGTGTTGGCGGTGATGATAATACCAGATTTGCAAACCTTTTCCAGAGACAATGAGGGCGTACCTCCAGCAGATCCGCCAGGAGACCGGCTTGAGGCTATGTGACCGTGTGTTTGACCCCCAGACAGACAAACCCAGCAAGGTGAGTCCAACATCTCCAAAataacacctttttttaaaatgcaaatagcACTTGGAACAGATAAATGGCAATTCTGACTTCAAAACCAGACAGACAAGCTGTATTATGGTCCGACCCACATTTCCTGTGTTAAAGTCAAATGTAACATTGTACTTGGTTAACTGTATCCATGGTGGTTTAAGTTTTAATGTGTAATGGGGCTTACTTGAGAAGAGGAAATTGTAGAATATGATAAATAATAGAAAGGACTGAAACAATATCTGGTTTGTGTGGATCTTCAGACTTAGTAGATAAGAGCATTAAAATTGAACACCCACTGTATCAGTATAGTGTACATCAATATGTTGAATACAGGCTCCATGTTAGACTTCCAAATGTATTTCGGCACTAAAACCATATATATCTTGTGAATAATGGATGGTGTCtagttgtttttgtcttttctcagGTAGCTTGAATTCAGAAGCTTCGGACACTTTTTcttaacaaatgttttttatctttCAGTGGTGGGTGTGCTTTGTCAAGAGGCAGTTCATGAACAAGAGTCTGTCAGCTCCTGGACAGTGAACGACTTTGGACCTGTGAGACGGATGGATCTTTCTTTGGGTTGGGTGGGAGGGGTCTGCTTTTGTGATGCTAAGATGATTTTATACTCTTTGAGTTCAAGGATATGTCTTTGCTTATCTGGATGTTGTTCGTATTAAGCTGGTGCTTAATTCAATAAAGCAATCATGGGCTTAATACATAAACTTGCATGTGCTTTGTTTTAACACTAAATCTAAACCTAGATTTCAGTGAGCTGTAGACATGTTGCATAAGAATTAATACTGACTTGTACAGGGGGGAGAGgtgaaaacatttcacaaaatcaGACAAGTTTCCACACTGAGCTTTATTACTTGTTTTCACAATCTAACATTCATTGACCTTAAAAGTGGGTACAACTATGTACCTGTTATTCATCAATCGATGCCCTTATTTAGCACAAAAACAACTGTGTCCCTCTTGATCAGGAGATCCTTctgttttcacagcagacatgtgAAGTTGTCATAGTATGAAAAGCataggtgttactaataacattaacagtgGCGACAttctattcaagtgtcccagtgagccagcatgcacaatggTAGGATGCTGAAAccaaagcagctaaatggaattcagccatcattcattttattatgtgCACTAGTGCTTTTCATACTGCGACATGTCacaaatgttttctgtgaaaaaGTGAAGTGCTACAGAACTACACCAGCACACTGCCTGGTGTATACATTTTGTCTGTACATGTGCATTGTTAAAAACATCTACAGTTTTTCCCAGCAAGAACAAATAGTTTTATTTACACagataaaaaatgtagtatgttcattacaaaatatatttattggtGTGTTCTCTTTGGTTTGTCCACTAAGTTTTTTTGGACCCAGAACAAGCCTTCAGATGAGTCCATAATTAAGATAGGTTTCCTTTGCTGGCAGTCAAAGTTAAGGCAGCGCTGGGTGATAATTTTCCCCTTCAGGGAAAGAAGACACACTTTCTCTGCACAACAATTTATATGTGCAGGGAAAAGAAAGCCAGTGTTTGTATCTCCATCTCTTAAATGGCTGCAAATACTCAAAGTGCATAATCGATGAAATAACTGTAGACTGGATGGCTCAGTGTGGCAGGttgaaaataaaagtacaaactTCCAAAAACAGACAATATGCATCTTCAAACAGTCTTATTCTAAATAAATAGGTAAATACAAAGTAAACTAAGTTTAGGAAACTGTGCATATATCAGAGGGAATATTTTCTCTAAAGATCTGATCAGTTTGTACAGATAACACAGAAAGTATTCATCTTCCTGTGAGTGGAATACTAGCACTTGACCAGAAATAGTGTCTGATGGGACTGATGATGGATGTCTTCTGCCTCTTGGGTCAATAGTTGATACTGCAACAGTTCTGCCTCTTTGTCTTCCTAGCTGACTTAAGTGTAACCAGTTGTTCAATCACCTGCGTAGTTCTAATCTGAAACAAAATGATCACAATTTGGTCACTCCTTTATTGGTTAAGAAACTGCATAAAACTGTAGCACAATTAATCTCTTGTTCCCCCACAGATCTCAatcatcattttttcccccaagtcCAAAATACATCTCACTGTGAGAGACTGTTGCACTTACTGTGTTGGTGACTTGGAGTGAGTCCTTAGTCAAAAGCCATCTCTTGACTCCTCCGGACACAGCGTGCCACCTTTTTCTTAAAAACTCCTTTAGGATCATCCCTCCATTCTTTCTGCAGGGCACAACATGTAAACAATCTCATTAGTAAAACCTTATTTCCTCTTGTGCTTTGTTTCTCGTTACTTTTTAGCCTCAAAAATGTAACAGCACAGTTGTCTGataaatgtttactttattaaGAACTGTTTGAACTATTGCCTTTTTCTTTATCCAGGGAGCACATCTGAATAAACTAATAAACCCTTTTAACCCTTAAAAGACACAACATGGTCGTGGAAGGTTGTAATTTCCCCCCAGGGCCTATGTCACTCAACTCACTTGTTTGGATTTCCATTTAAAGAGCCACACTACACTACGGTGTCTTTTGATAGTGATTTCATGTACTTGCACTTTTCCTCACATGAACATATATAATACTGAAATAAGACATGAACATTCAATTGTTTCCTAGGGTCTTAGAGATTCTGCAATGtctttaaaatgcaataaaagatAATTTGGTTCAAATTTAGCCTGGTAAACATGTATCAATCAGAGAAAACTAAGAGGTACTTACAGCTGCATCCACATTGGCAGGAGAGTCTCCATTGGGGTCTGCCAGCATGGAGATAACACTGATCATGATGGTCTCAACTGTATGGATTGGCAGCCAGCGCTCCTCTGGCTTCTCATAGCCATACTTGTCCTCACCAGGTTCATGTAGGATGGAGATGCACACATCACCATTTTTTGcaactgacagaaaaacacaaatgtacacaGATTAATGACGAGTTCAGCACGAGATCAGAAGAGAAACTACAGCGCTACATTTCTTAAAAAGTGGGAAAACTAGGGTACGGCGGTATCATGGTATCCCGGGGTATTTTCAATACCGTCAAAAATACAGACTCCGGGTAAATGTGGCGTTTACGAGGAGCATTTGAATGCAGCATGTAATACCCCCTCCGACTACAATGTGGGTTGCAATCGCAGAGAGGCGCTGTCCGTATTTCCGCTTGTTGACTCCGTAGAGAGTGAAGACTACAGAAGAAGTGACTCAAACTTTTTAATTTTGCTCGCAACTTTCGCAAAAATATGAGTTTTTCATGTGCTGTTACGTTTGTGGTGAATGAAGCTCTCTGGACGTTTCTTTGTTTGTGCTGATATGCATCTGCTGGCCTTCTGTAACTTTGTTCCTAACTTTTGTTCAGCTGTTTCTTTGCTGTACCGAATTAACAGGTAAGACGAAGTGTTAAATTAgttgtttgtctctctttagTTTTGCCTTGTTCTTCTACCTAAATGTTCATGCTCATGACgtattttctgtgtattttcaaGTCGggttcagtgtgtttactgaCATATTTTTTTGCAGCAATGTATTTGCTTTCATACGGGTCAGGtgggtatttttaaaaaaaaatgctccttACCATTTGGATGCCAGAGTTCTGTGATGAACTTCATCTTGGGAGGCCTCAAAGGATAATCCCGTGGAAAGGTTAACATGGCTTTAAAGAAACCCCCTTCACTTCAAATGAGAAAGAGGATTTTGTTAAGACTATGGGGGGATGTTATATTGTGAATTAACATAAAGCCAAATTTGCCAACAAATTCACTATAAGAAACTTTCACTCACAATAGTGTGTCTTGAGGTCCAATGACGACCACTTCCCATTGATAGATGTCATCATCATCTACAAGACCTGCAGAAAAGCCTTCCACTGGGTTTTTGTTGAGCTCTGAAAATTAAGATACACTTAATCAGATATCCTTTTTTTAACAATTCAGTTCCTAACAAACATCCACATATGCTCAGTGAAGTAAACCCTGGATCTATATCTATCCATTTAATATGTTGTAAATACATCATGATATTAaccttatttggagcacacatcgGCTTAAATTGTATCACAgcaccaattaagcccatgccagacttttgatttttttcccataaaatatctttattttatattacaaaatcaacatgaacttaaaaaaagggagaaaaatgttgctttataagaaatgatcccccttataaatcatgtcagtatccatgaaaaacacctgagcttagattttggtgggcttaatggaTACACTTATTCTAACAGTTGAAAACtattgttagaaaattagaaaagtaatcaaatgtaataagtcaCATTATtctgattaagtaattgaaacagttacattacttattaaatGTAGGATAGGgtacctattacatttccaaagtaagcTTCCTAACCCTGGTCGTGGTGATGTTGAAACACCTCTTAATGCTGATTGAGTAACaccagctaacgttagcatcgCTGTCATCTCTCTGCTAACAGCTGCTACCTGCACACGTGTACTTTAACTATGTTGTCATTTGCTGTGAAACACGTAAAACTAATGTAGCCACATAAAAGCCGACTGAAACATTACTCCAGTGTGATTAAATTAGAATATTGCGTTGTAAAATAGCCACAAGTTCAGTAGCGACAGTCAACGTTAGCTAACTTACCTGCTAATTGTTTACGTAGTAGTAACGAGGACTGATCcgtcatttttacacttaaatatttttaactctgttatttgtattaattaACGCTTAGTAACTGTCAAGCTATCAATACGGATAAATTAAACATTGGGCAAAGAAGGTAAAGAGAGCCGTCCAcgtttcctcctctgtctcagtctgaaaacagcaacaacatgaAGTGAAAGGAGGGGCGAGTGTTATTCTGCCCTCAGTTCAACCTTACAGGCAACTAGATGTTTGTGCTCCCAGGCTGTGTACTGTCCATGCCAAGGTCCACCAATTTAATAACACGTTTAAGCCAGAGTTAGGGTCATACCTTGGAGATGGGACTGTTCATCTTGGCAAAAGAGCAGGAGTTTATAGCCCACACGCACAGGAAGTTTTTGCCTGTGAGGCTTTACTCAGGGCATAAAAGCtactctctcttcttctttgtgtgGATTTGCAGTAGGCCACAGATCCTAACTGGTGCTGTAATGCATCAAATGGTTTGTAAAGAGCACTACACATTCTTTTCCCTCTAGGCCTCACGTCCCTTTGTGCAGACCTGTATAGACATAATACAGGTATACAGTCAACAGGTCCATGGGCTCTCATGTATGCATAGCCTACATGTGTGTTCTTTTAGGTCATAAAGAcacgttgttttttttcagtcattgtGGTGTGAAAGTACTTGACTGGACTGCAGCCAGGTTCCAAAATCTTGCAAATAGCCTTCACAGGAAGCTTTAGGCAGTtagtagcttttttttttttttttttttttagcagtaaTCATCT from Scomber scombrus chromosome 15, fScoSco1.1, whole genome shotgun sequence includes:
- the ube2g1b gene encoding ubiquitin-conjugating enzyme E2G 1b, coding for MTDQSSLLLRKQLAELNKNPVEGFSAGLVDDDDIYQWEVVVIGPQDTLFEGGFFKAMLTFPRDYPLRPPKMKFITELWHPNVAKNGDVCISILHEPGEDKYGYEKPEERWLPIHTVETIMISVISMLADPNGDSPANVDAAKEWRDDPKGVFKKKVARCVRRSQEMAFD
- the arpc3 gene encoding actin-related protein 2/3 complex subunit 3 → MPAYHSNLMVPETRLVGNMALLPLKTQFKGPARGDGIDSDIIDEAIYYFKANVFFKNYEIKNEADRTLIYVTLYISECLKRLQKCSSRSQGEKEMYTLGITNFPIPGEPGFPLNAMYSKPANKQEEETMRAYLQQIRQETGLRLCDRVFDPQTDKPSKWWVCFVKRQFMNKSLSAPGQ